The following are from one region of the Rhodopirellula sp. P2 genome:
- a CDS encoding putative sensor domain DACNV-containing protein, whose amino-acid sequence MDQFSSYPAEMASVLSKQWESRGFPLDLLPPNASLVSLLDVCYQASLLREEDAPVRCRVIYANRTHLKSITTEQSRPHVLSFSEPATLSPHNLRKLYAAADFYRAALAVTTAEDGTLVIWGLVVTGTEWVNRVEGSRFDGVSLPPNLVVHAIRPGHLVASSGYMRVLETNQGQLLIDGFDPFRSTWISSRFASVREELVRRVPEDHAGDAGKTKVCESFVRDLAQSVVRRVLRLVRNRRHGGLMVVLPNGSHEDGTCEQWLRFRVQFQSDDSTLLYHEMMQRLMTRALAVARTRQLAVLTWSDYQQFRDAELRRFDDQLIDFSHFLADMMTVDGALILDHSFRLIGFGGEILGDTPVQNIHRAIDIEGHQTVVEPADSAGTRHRSAYRLVNGLNHAIAVVVSQDGDVRFVAHHNDQLTYWPYLP is encoded by the coding sequence ATGGACCAGTTCTCTTCTTATCCTGCCGAGATGGCGTCGGTTCTCTCAAAGCAGTGGGAATCGCGAGGTTTCCCGTTGGACTTGCTCCCTCCGAACGCGTCGTTGGTTTCGTTGCTGGATGTTTGCTATCAAGCCAGCTTGTTGCGGGAAGAGGACGCGCCGGTTCGTTGTCGGGTGATTTACGCCAATCGCACGCACCTGAAATCGATCACGACCGAACAGTCTCGACCTCATGTTTTGTCGTTTTCTGAGCCTGCCACGCTCAGTCCCCACAATTTGAGGAAACTGTACGCGGCGGCGGATTTCTATCGCGCTGCCTTGGCTGTCACCACCGCTGAAGACGGAACCCTGGTGATCTGGGGCTTGGTGGTGACGGGAACCGAATGGGTCAATCGAGTCGAAGGCAGCCGGTTCGATGGTGTTTCCTTGCCGCCCAACTTGGTCGTTCATGCGATTCGGCCGGGGCATTTGGTGGCGTCATCGGGCTACATGCGTGTTTTGGAAACCAATCAAGGGCAGTTGTTGATTGATGGCTTTGATCCGTTTCGGTCCACCTGGATCTCAAGCCGGTTTGCCAGTGTCCGAGAAGAACTCGTGCGTCGTGTTCCTGAGGACCACGCGGGTGATGCAGGCAAGACCAAAGTCTGCGAATCGTTCGTGCGAGACCTTGCGCAGAGTGTTGTGCGGCGAGTGTTGCGTCTGGTTCGAAACCGTCGCCACGGTGGGTTGATGGTCGTGTTACCAAATGGATCGCATGAGGATGGGACCTGTGAACAATGGTTGCGGTTCCGTGTGCAATTTCAATCCGATGATTCGACCCTGCTCTACCACGAAATGATGCAGCGTTTGATGACTCGGGCGTTGGCAGTCGCCAGGACGCGGCAGTTGGCCGTTTTGACTTGGAGCGACTACCAACAGTTCCGCGACGCCGAACTGCGACGCTTCGATGATCAGTTGATCGATTTCAGTCATTTTCTCGCGGACATGATGACGGTCGATGGTGCCTTGATTCTGGATCACAGCTTTCGATTGATTGGCTTTGGTGGTGAGATTCTGGGTGACACACCGGTCCAAAACATTCACCGTGCCATCGACATTGAGGGCCATCAAACCGTGGTGGAACCAGCCGACTCGGCGGGGACCCGGCATCGGTCTGCCTACCGGTTGGTCAATGGGTTGAACCATGCGATCGCGGTGGTGGTTTCGCAGGATGGTGATGTCCGTTTTGTTGCCCACCACAACGACCAATTGACCTACTGGCCGTATCTTCCCTGA
- a CDS encoding metallophosphoesterase, translated as MLNPHDLGRRTFLRDGSLVLAATAITPSLLMERQSFADETNTAVRVGLVTDMHYADKSPAGSRHYRETIDKLETARKQFVSDQPDFLVELGDLIDAADSVDVEQRYLQTINTKFAAICKDRHYVLGNHCVDTLTKEEFLAGVKQERSYYSFDRKGIHFIVLDSCFRSDGKPYGRRNSHWTDANVPAEELDWLRGDLKSNNKPTIVFAHQRLDVSNHHGVKNNPQVRQVLEDSGDVLAVFQGHSHQNDLKDIGGIHYCTLAAMVEGSGPESNGYSVMDVQPNGTIAIKGFVRQASYQWTA; from the coding sequence ATGCTCAATCCGCACGACCTTGGCCGAAGAACTTTCCTCCGAGATGGCTCGTTGGTACTCGCCGCGACTGCCATCACGCCATCGCTGCTGATGGAACGGCAATCATTCGCGGATGAAACCAACACGGCTGTTCGTGTGGGCTTGGTCACTGACATGCATTACGCGGACAAATCGCCCGCGGGGTCACGTCACTACCGCGAAACGATTGACAAGCTGGAAACTGCTCGCAAGCAATTTGTCAGCGACCAACCTGACTTCTTGGTTGAATTGGGGGATCTGATTGACGCGGCTGATTCGGTGGATGTCGAACAACGATACCTGCAAACGATCAACACCAAATTCGCGGCGATTTGCAAGGATCGACACTATGTCCTGGGCAACCACTGCGTCGACACGCTGACCAAGGAAGAGTTCTTGGCCGGCGTCAAACAAGAACGCTCGTATTATTCCTTTGATCGCAAGGGCATCCATTTCATCGTCTTGGACTCTTGCTTTCGCAGCGACGGCAAACCGTACGGACGACGGAATTCCCATTGGACCGACGCGAACGTTCCCGCGGAAGAGCTCGATTGGCTGCGTGGTGATCTCAAGTCGAACAACAAGCCAACGATCGTGTTCGCTCACCAACGTCTCGACGTCAGCAATCACCATGGCGTGAAGAACAATCCCCAAGTGAGACAAGTGCTGGAAGATTCCGGTGACGTGTTGGCTGTTTTTCAGGGCCACAGTCACCAGAATGATCTGAAAGACATCGGCGGAATTCACTACTGCACCTTGGCTGCGATGGTGGAAGGTTCTGGACCGGAGAGCAACGGCTACTCGGTCATGGACGTTCAGCCCAATGGCACCATCGCAATCAAAGGCTTTGTGCGGCAAGCGAGCTATCAGTGGACTGCCTGA
- a CDS encoding DUF1559 domain-containing protein, which translates to MAKSPPQRAGFTLVELLVVIAIIGVLVGLLLPAVQAAREAARRMSCSNNFKQIGLAIHNYHSAYNQLPIHGGGTNDPYSANIWRPSETSNNGRLSWLVGLTPFVEQQGLWEMISNPLNEDSRGASPPAASGNGGVSGGATRNGGPFSPMGPSPDEILYTPWVTQMPTFRCPSDPGVGLPSLGRTNYAANLGDSAERAHQGDWNNSAPIGPGNINSTLATEIQGAGRGFFTVHKSRRFRDVLDGLSNTVAAGEIATDLGDKDVRTAPLSRGWSFVRQYPPSDCNNLVDPTRPQFWDASQNTVSGVDGRGFRWAEHLPNFSGFFTAQPPNSPLCNEQNAGNSGWYSASSRHQGGVHVLMGDGAVKFLTDSIEAGNQDQLGVNAYRTPGSNSPYGVWGALGTRAAKEVIEDVF; encoded by the coding sequence ATGGCTAAGTCCCCTCCTCAGCGCGCGGGCTTCACGCTCGTCGAACTGCTGGTCGTCATTGCGATCATCGGTGTTTTGGTTGGTTTGTTGTTGCCTGCGGTTCAGGCAGCACGTGAGGCTGCACGTCGGATGAGTTGCAGCAACAATTTCAAGCAAATCGGCTTGGCGATTCACAACTACCACAGTGCCTACAACCAATTGCCCATTCACGGTGGCGGAACCAACGATCCCTACTCGGCCAACATTTGGCGTCCCTCCGAGACATCGAACAATGGACGCTTGAGTTGGTTGGTAGGATTGACACCCTTCGTCGAGCAGCAGGGGCTTTGGGAAATGATCTCGAACCCACTGAACGAAGATTCGCGTGGTGCGAGCCCACCGGCGGCCAGTGGCAACGGTGGCGTCAGTGGCGGGGCGACTCGCAACGGCGGTCCATTCAGCCCGATGGGACCTTCGCCCGATGAGATTCTTTACACGCCTTGGGTAACGCAAATGCCCACGTTCCGTTGCCCCAGCGACCCAGGTGTTGGCCTGCCCTCGCTCGGACGCACGAACTACGCCGCCAATTTGGGCGACTCAGCGGAGCGTGCTCATCAAGGCGATTGGAACAACAGCGCACCGATCGGCCCCGGCAACATCAACTCGACTCTGGCCACCGAAATCCAAGGGGCAGGCCGAGGCTTCTTCACTGTGCACAAGAGCCGTCGTTTCCGAGACGTGTTGGATGGTTTGTCGAACACGGTCGCCGCGGGTGAGATTGCCACCGACTTGGGTGACAAAGACGTGCGCACCGCACCGCTGAGTCGCGGCTGGTCATTCGTTCGTCAGTACCCACCAAGTGATTGCAACAACTTGGTCGATCCGACTCGCCCTCAATTTTGGGATGCCTCGCAGAACACCGTCAGCGGTGTCGATGGACGAGGTTTCCGTTGGGCAGAGCATTTGCCGAACTTCAGCGGATTCTTCACCGCACAACCACCAAACAGCCCCCTCTGCAACGAGCAAAATGCTGGCAACTCGGGTTGGTACTCCGCATCCAGTCGGCACCAAGGTGGCGTTCACGTTTTGATGGGTGACGGTGCAGTGAAGTTCCTCACCGACTCAATCGAAGCCGGCAACCAAGACCAACTGGGCGTCAACGCTTACCGGACCCCGGGGTCCAACAGCCCTTACGGTGTTTGGGGTGCCCTGGGCACGCGTGCCGCCAAAGAAGTCATCGAAGACGTCTTTTGA
- a CDS encoding DUF1593 domain-containing protein, whose protein sequence is MTPAFARVANADKPRLFVLTDIENEPDDAMSLVRLLTYANQIDIEGLAATTSVHQQRRTAPDRIRRIVKAYGEVRDNLEKHESGFPTEDELLNRVTEGLAVYGMQGVGEGKDSDASNDLIEAVDRDDPRPIWVTAWGGPSVLAQSLWKVRETRNADELKAFIQKIRVYTISDQDDSGPWIREQFPDLFYVASPGFYPGGAYQHATWSGISGDFFHARCDGADFSLVTNEWLDKNIRRKGPLGKEYPLWEYLMEGDTPSFLNLIDNGLNEPEHPDWGGWGGRYEFYTPRTQKWFLQAETRPFWSNAEDEVLGTDGRWHRGNHETIWRWREAYQNDFAARMDWTIQSVEDANHPPVVKLAHAARLTAKKGEVVELSAEGSSDPDGDLLSYEWFYYPEAGSFLCSSGTNARPVAINGFDNVTASFTVPTRTVMPPGTGTMHFIVAVTDHGSPRLTRYARVIVDVVK, encoded by the coding sequence GTGACTCCGGCGTTCGCCAGGGTTGCAAACGCCGACAAGCCTCGTCTCTTTGTTCTGACTGACATCGAAAATGAGCCGGACGACGCCATGTCGTTGGTCCGTTTGCTGACCTATGCCAACCAGATCGATATCGAGGGGTTGGCCGCGACGACTTCGGTGCACCAGCAACGGCGGACCGCGCCGGATCGGATTCGCCGAATCGTCAAAGCTTATGGTGAGGTTCGTGACAACTTGGAAAAGCACGAATCGGGGTTCCCGACGGAGGACGAACTTCTCAATCGCGTGACCGAAGGCCTTGCCGTGTATGGCATGCAAGGTGTTGGTGAAGGCAAGGACTCTGATGCTTCGAACGATTTGATCGAGGCGGTCGATCGCGATGACCCGCGGCCGATCTGGGTCACGGCATGGGGCGGCCCAAGCGTGCTGGCTCAGTCACTGTGGAAGGTGCGAGAGACTCGCAACGCGGACGAACTGAAAGCGTTCATTCAGAAAATTCGCGTCTATACGATCTCGGACCAGGACGATAGCGGACCGTGGATACGGGAGCAGTTTCCGGATCTGTTCTATGTCGCCAGCCCAGGGTTCTATCCCGGCGGAGCCTATCAGCATGCGACTTGGAGTGGGATCAGCGGCGACTTCTTTCACGCTCGTTGTGATGGAGCGGATTTCTCGTTGGTGACCAATGAATGGCTCGACAAAAACATTCGTCGCAAAGGACCGCTTGGCAAAGAGTACCCGCTTTGGGAATACCTGATGGAAGGCGACACTCCGTCGTTTCTGAACTTGATCGACAATGGTTTGAACGAACCGGAACATCCAGATTGGGGTGGATGGGGCGGCCGTTACGAGTTCTACACACCGCGAACGCAGAAGTGGTTCTTGCAGGCCGAGACTCGTCCGTTTTGGTCCAACGCGGAAGACGAAGTGTTGGGAACAGACGGTCGTTGGCACCGAGGCAACCACGAAACGATTTGGAGATGGCGGGAGGCTTACCAAAACGACTTCGCCGCCCGAATGGACTGGACGATTCAATCAGTCGAAGATGCGAATCATCCGCCCGTTGTGAAGTTGGCTCACGCCGCTCGTCTGACCGCGAAAAAAGGCGAGGTCGTCGAATTGAGTGCGGAGGGATCAAGCGATCCCGACGGCGATTTGCTGTCCTACGAATGGTTCTACTACCCTGAAGCGGGAAGCTTTCTTTGTTCGAGTGGCACGAATGCTCGTCCTGTCGCAATCAATGGCTTTGACAACGTGACGGCTTCGTTCACCGTTCCGACGCGGACTGTGATGCCACCGGGCACCGGTACGATGCACTTCATCGTGGCGGTCACGGATCATGGTTCTCCTCGACTGACCCGCTACGCCCGTGTGATTGTGGATGTGGTGAAATGA
- a CDS encoding ArsR/SmtB family transcription factor yields MQLKSDPTAEDFAKLAWAIAHPARVQIVRFLIGREACMCGEIVNQLPLAQSTVSQHLKILKEAGLIQGEVDGPKVCYCINDERLQQLKTFVGEL; encoded by the coding sequence GTGCAGCTGAAGAGCGACCCCACGGCAGAAGACTTTGCCAAACTTGCCTGGGCGATTGCGCACCCGGCGCGGGTGCAAATTGTTCGCTTCCTGATTGGTCGGGAAGCCTGCATGTGTGGCGAGATTGTCAATCAGTTGCCGTTGGCTCAATCCACTGTCTCACAGCACCTCAAAATCTTGAAGGAAGCGGGATTGATTCAAGGTGAAGTGGATGGCCCCAAAGTCTGCTACTGCATCAACGACGAACGGTTGCAGCAACTCAAAACGTTCGTCGGCGAGTTGTAA
- a CDS encoding DUF1593 domain-containing protein — protein sequence MKLTRQQDKQKFIPHFDALTIPMIHTILFRALTISVVFGLTTASSADYSKPRMIVTTDLGADPDDDQSLVRLLVSANEFDIEGLVVSTGCWKKTQSNTKMLDKIVDAYGECYDNLKVHADGFPTPDYLRSISVMGQLGYGMSDVGDDKDSPGSDMIIASADKDDPRPIWIGGWGGNNNVAQAIWKVRKTRSKAELEKFLSKLRVYDILGQDDAGAWIAKNYPQVFYIRATKVYGWQPPKNGDYQQNDIQSHGPLGAVYPDTKWATEGDSPAFMHVYPNGLNDPDQIDQGGWGGRFSFQKKTGIKSMSGVKGEERQFDPYEMWGNTSDGTGAIKRWSKGYNNDFAARMDWSITNKYSEANHHPIAVLNGDRTRDVMQMSAEASASVSLSAKGTSDPDNDSISYSWSIYQEPSTYKGKVSMEDASSETAKISVPKDAAGKTIHVILEIHDDGQPSLHAYRRMILEVR from the coding sequence ATGAAATTGACCAGACAACAAGACAAGCAGAAATTCATCCCTCACTTCGATGCTTTGACCATCCCCATGATCCACACCATTCTCTTTCGAGCGTTGACGATTTCGGTTGTCTTCGGTCTGACAACGGCCTCCTCGGCCGACTATTCCAAACCTCGAATGATCGTGACGACCGATTTGGGTGCCGACCCAGACGATGATCAGTCGTTGGTTCGATTGCTGGTCAGTGCCAACGAATTCGACATCGAAGGTCTCGTCGTTTCCACCGGATGCTGGAAGAAGACGCAGAGCAACACCAAGATGCTGGACAAAATCGTTGATGCTTACGGCGAATGCTACGACAACCTCAAAGTTCACGCGGACGGATTCCCGACACCGGACTATCTGCGTTCGATCTCGGTCATGGGACAACTCGGCTATGGCATGAGCGATGTGGGCGATGACAAAGACTCGCCCGGATCGGACATGATCATCGCCTCGGCGGACAAGGATGATCCACGCCCGATTTGGATCGGCGGTTGGGGCGGCAACAACAATGTCGCTCAAGCGATCTGGAAAGTCCGCAAGACACGATCAAAAGCCGAACTCGAGAAGTTTCTTTCAAAGCTGCGCGTCTACGACATTCTCGGCCAAGATGACGCGGGAGCGTGGATTGCCAAAAACTACCCGCAAGTTTTCTACATACGAGCAACGAAGGTTTACGGTTGGCAGCCGCCAAAGAATGGCGACTACCAACAGAATGACATTCAAAGTCATGGACCGCTGGGCGCCGTTTATCCGGACACCAAGTGGGCGACCGAAGGTGATTCGCCTGCGTTCATGCACGTTTATCCGAATGGCCTGAACGATCCCGACCAGATCGACCAAGGCGGTTGGGGCGGACGATTCAGCTTCCAAAAGAAGACCGGCATCAAAAGCATGTCGGGCGTGAAGGGGGAAGAGCGTCAGTTCGATCCCTACGAGATGTGGGGAAACACATCCGATGGAACCGGCGCGATCAAACGCTGGAGCAAAGGCTACAACAACGACTTCGCAGCACGGATGGATTGGAGCATCACGAACAAGTACTCCGAAGCGAATCATCACCCGATTGCCGTTTTGAACGGTGACAGGACTCGCGATGTGATGCAAATGTCCGCGGAGGCTAGTGCGAGCGTTTCGCTGAGTGCGAAGGGTACCAGCGATCCAGACAACGATTCGATCAGCTACTCATGGTCGATCTACCAAGAGCCATCCACCTACAAAGGGAAGGTCTCGATGGAAGACGCATCCTCCGAGACCGCCAAAATCTCGGTGCCAAAAGACGCGGCGGGTAAGACGATTCATGTGATTTTGGAGATTCATGACGACGGCCAGCCCAGCCTGCACGCCTATCGCAGAATGATTTTGGAGGTGCGGTAA
- a CDS encoding DUF1593 domain-containing protein produces the protein MTNRLLLCLLFLGVSVVQKRDVAAQDAPASGVSELHRVIVSTDIGGTDPDDFQSMVHLLLYADVLDIEGLISSPFGDGRKSDILRVIDCYEADYPNLRTHSERYPAADQLRSLTKQGETERAPYAGFRKSTEGSNWIVECARREDPRPLHVLVWGGLEDLAQALHDAPDILPKLRVHWIGGPNKKWSADAYQYLVDHHPELWMIESNSTYRGWFVGGNQSGDWGNKRFVGSKVAGRGKLGDFFVLQMADIKMGDTPTVAWLLHGDPSDPSKPSWGGRFVRAWERPTMRLDRMPVQSDQMEVFGVLELVLAIDSNAAPSKAVLVVENQRLEGHLGEDSAVHFRFCPKAAKRYDFRIESDSKKLDGQRGSITVVNPSSELADDPSADLPNWWTDDPAMKSSEGPHRGAKTVNRWREDYLRDFESRLNRCLP, from the coding sequence ATGACAAATCGTTTGCTGCTTTGTCTGCTGTTTTTGGGCGTTTCGGTAGTGCAGAAACGGGACGTTGCTGCGCAGGATGCTCCGGCCTCTGGCGTCAGCGAACTTCATCGAGTGATCGTCTCGACCGATATCGGCGGGACGGACCCGGATGACTTCCAGTCGATGGTGCATTTGCTGTTGTACGCTGATGTGCTGGACATCGAAGGTCTCATTTCCTCGCCGTTTGGTGATGGTCGAAAAAGCGACATCCTGCGAGTGATCGATTGCTATGAGGCGGACTATCCCAATTTGAGGACGCATTCCGAACGCTATCCAGCCGCTGATCAACTTCGCTCGCTCACGAAACAAGGTGAAACCGAGCGGGCTCCGTACGCGGGCTTTCGAAAATCGACTGAAGGATCAAACTGGATCGTCGAGTGCGCTCGCCGCGAGGATCCGCGTCCCCTGCATGTCTTGGTGTGGGGTGGTTTGGAGGACTTAGCTCAGGCACTGCATGACGCGCCAGACATCTTGCCAAAGTTGCGTGTTCACTGGATTGGCGGGCCGAACAAGAAGTGGTCCGCTGACGCGTACCAGTACCTCGTCGATCACCATCCGGAGTTATGGATGATCGAATCCAACTCCACCTACCGAGGCTGGTTCGTTGGCGGAAACCAGTCTGGTGATTGGGGCAACAAACGTTTCGTTGGATCCAAGGTCGCCGGCAGAGGGAAACTGGGCGACTTTTTTGTGCTTCAAATGGCCGACATCAAAATGGGTGACACACCCACGGTTGCTTGGTTGTTGCACGGAGATCCATCGGATCCATCCAAACCCAGTTGGGGTGGACGCTTTGTCCGGGCTTGGGAACGGCCGACGATGCGTCTTGACCGTATGCCAGTCCAAAGTGATCAGATGGAAGTCTTTGGTGTTTTGGAATTGGTGCTCGCGATCGACTCGAACGCTGCTCCGTCGAAGGCTGTTTTGGTGGTCGAGAACCAGCGTTTGGAAGGTCACCTCGGCGAGGACTCGGCAGTTCATTTTCGGTTTTGTCCGAAGGCTGCCAAGCGATATGACTTTCGAATCGAGAGCGATTCAAAAAAGCTGGATGGACAGCGAGGATCGATCACCGTCGTGAACCCGTCATCAGAGCTTGCCGACGATCCGTCAGCGGACTTGCCGAATTGGTGGACGGACGATCCAGCCATGAAGTCATCGGAAGGTCCTCACAGAGGAGCCAAAACGGTCAATCGTTGGCGGGAAGATTACCTGCGTGATTTTGAGTCGCGGTTGAATCGCTGTCTTCCCTGA
- a CDS encoding ASPIC/UnbV domain-containing protein has product MRRSRFQRTTQSHTQTQWLLAGEGYMCSSERTIVFGVGKVASDSPIEATITWPNGSQQTVQTSPDQDVIVIQGQPTAFTLAPVSLDPIR; this is encoded by the coding sequence ATGCGGCGCAGCCGATTCCAGCGAACCACCCAATCACACACGCAAACCCAATGGCTACTCGCCGGCGAAGGGTACATGTGTTCCAGCGAAAGAACGATTGTGTTTGGGGTGGGGAAGGTTGCTTCGGATTCGCCGATCGAAGCGACCATCACGTGGCCCAATGGAAGTCAGCAAACCGTTCAGACATCTCCTGACCAAGACGTGATCGTGATTCAGGGACAACCGACAGCCTTCACGCTGGCCCCGGTTTCGCTTGATCCAATACGCTGA
- a CDS encoding NAD-dependent epimerase/dehydratase family protein: MRILFTGGSGKAGRHVVRHLADQGHTVMNLDLVPANIDGVWDMTVDLTDAGQVFSAMSGIVGFDDLESGNSTPKFDAVVHFAAVARIQLRADPECYRINTASTYNILEAAVKLGIPKVLFASSETTYGVCFAHGEVKPEYIPVDEQHPTVPHDAYAMSKVCNEVCGRSFQARSGTDIYALRINNVIEPHEYTSLVPVWSGDAACRRRNLFAYIDTRDLSHFVDCALAMDGLGYQVFNVANEDSSVGMPSADVIADFYAGVPQRRELGEFETFYSIDKAKGLLGFAPQSRWRNA; this comes from the coding sequence ATGCGAATACTTTTCACAGGCGGTTCCGGCAAAGCGGGACGCCACGTTGTCAGGCACCTGGCTGACCAGGGTCACACGGTGATGAATCTGGACCTCGTGCCGGCCAACATCGATGGCGTTTGGGACATGACGGTCGATCTCACGGATGCGGGACAAGTCTTCTCAGCAATGTCTGGAATCGTTGGCTTCGATGATTTGGAGTCGGGCAATTCAACGCCCAAGTTTGATGCCGTGGTTCACTTCGCCGCCGTGGCTCGCATTCAGTTGCGGGCCGATCCGGAATGCTATCGCATCAACACAGCGTCGACCTACAACATCTTGGAGGCCGCGGTGAAGCTCGGCATTCCCAAGGTCCTGTTTGCTTCGTCCGAGACCACCTATGGGGTCTGCTTTGCTCATGGGGAAGTCAAACCGGAATACATCCCTGTGGATGAACAGCATCCCACGGTCCCGCACGACGCTTACGCGATGTCAAAGGTCTGCAACGAGGTCTGCGGCCGTAGCTTTCAAGCTCGATCGGGAACCGACATTTACGCCTTGCGAATCAACAACGTGATCGAGCCACATGAGTACACGAGTCTGGTCCCGGTTTGGAGCGGCGATGCGGCGTGTCGGCGTCGCAACCTCTTTGCGTACATCGACACCCGTGATCTGAGTCACTTCGTCGACTGTGCGCTCGCAATGGATGGACTGGGTTACCAAGTGTTCAACGTTGCGAACGAAGATTCCTCGGTTGGCATGCCGAGTGCCGATGTGATCGCGGATTTTTATGCTGGCGTCCCGCAGCGACGCGAGTTGGGCGAGTTCGAAACGTTCTATTCCATCGACAAGGCGAAGGGGTTGTTGGGCTTTGCGCCGCAGTCTCGCTGGAGAAACGCATGA